In Phycisphaerae bacterium RAS1, the genomic window AGACCGGCCGCAGGCCGGTCCTCCAAACTCAGACAAGAGATTCTAGTAATAACCGCGACTCCACGCCATGCCGCGGTCCCCTGTGGTGGCGTCGGGTTGTGACCCGAGGCTCAGGCAGGCTCGGCGGGCGTATCTGTCCGAACCCGCCGCGCCAAGCGGCGGGTCGACGTCCCCGGCGCGCGTGGGCCAATTGTCTGCCGGCAGACCGGTCGGAGGCTGATCCCGGATTATGATCTGCCGCACCGATGAACAAGTCACACGCCAGAACGTTTCTGCTGGTCGATTTCGCCCCGTTATGGCTGGCGGTGCTGCTACTCGTGGGGACGTTCTTCCTGATCTCACCGCCCCGCGGACAGACGTTTCCCGGCGCGATTCCGTGGAGTCCGCACTCGCTGCTCCGCGTGCTGATCGACGCCATGTCGCTGGGCGGAGTCCTCTTCGGCGTCCGCGGGGCGGAGATCAAGGAGACCGTCTTTCAGCTTGCCGCGTCGTTCGGACTGATCGTGCTCTCGGGCAGGCTGCTGGTGCGCGGCGACGGCGCAGGTCTGCCGCGCGACTGGTCGCGCCATCCGGCGGCTTCGTCGCAGTGGTTCCTCGCCGCCTGGGTGGGAATCTCGCTGTGCAGCGCGAGCTGGGCTGGCGACCGATCGCTGGCCCTGACGCAGGCGGCGCTGCACGCGTTCGGCGTCGCGTGGGCGCTGTCGCTGGCCTACACCCTGCGGCGCGCGGATTTGCCGCGACTGCTCAGCGCGATCGTCCTGCTGACGTCGGTCGCGGCGGCGCTGTGCGGCTGGTATTACCACGAGCGAAATCCGCATCACCGGCCCGGCTTTCCGCTCGGAAATCCGCTGGTTCTGGCCGCGGCGATGCTCCCGGCGATGATCATCTGCATTTGCCGCATCGCGGACGCGGTCGCCGCGGCGCTGCGCGGGGATTCCGCGCCGTCGCGGCGCGCGGCCGTCGCGTCGGCCGTCGCACTTATCCCGCTAGCTTATTGCTTCGCGCTCACGTCCAGTCGCGGGGCGACGTTGGCGCTGGGTGTGTCGCTCGGTCTGCTGGTCGTGATCGTCGCGGGGCGACGGACCCGCTGGGTGATTGCCTCCGCAATGCTGCTGAATATTGCCGCCGCGGGCGTCTGGTTCATCGGCTATTCCAGCCAGGACCCGACCATGGCCCGCGGGGCGACGATTCGATTCAGGCTGTACGCCTGGCGCTACGCCGCGGAGCTGTGGCAGCAGCGACCCTGGGCCGGACACGGGGCCGGCTGCTACCCGCGGCTGGCGAGCCAGTTCGCGGCCTACGACCGGGCCGTCGATCCGGCTGCGTTCATGGGCGACGTGGTCGGCCATGCGCACAATGAGCTCTTTGAGATTTTCGCCGAGATCGGTCTTGTTGGCGGAGTGACCTGGGTCGCAGGGATGCTGGCGGCGTGTCTGGCCGCCGTGCGGCTGCGGCGACAGGCTCCGCCGCGGGAGCGCTGGGTCGTCTTGGCGCTGCTCGGCTCATTCGCGGCGCTTCTGGCCGACTCACTGACGGGCGTGAACCTGAGGTTGGGGGGCGTGCCGGCGCTGTTCTTCACGCTGCTCGGCCTGATCTGGGCTGCGGCCCGGCACGCCGCCGAAACGGATGCGAGTGCGTCGCCGGCGCTGGCTCGCGCGCCGGGCCGGAGCCCGGGCGCTTCCGCTGCGCTCATCGCGGGTGTTGTCATGGGCGCGCTGGCGGCAATGAACGCGATGGGTGTGCGGCGCGAGTACGATGCGTACGCGGCCATTCAGGCCGACGACGCGTACTCGGCCCGCCTGATCGCCGCCCGGGCCGAGTCGATGCTGCTCGATCCTCTGCGAAAGCTGGCCTGCGCCGAACTGCACGCCGACGCCGAGCTCGGCTTGGCCCGGTTCGCCGTCGAACAGTACGCCGAGGCCGCCGCCCGGCAGACGCCCGGCGCCGCGGCGTCGGCGCCGGCTGATCTGGGCGCGCTGCGCGACTCGGCCGTCCAGCAGTGCCAGACGGCGTTCGACGCGGCGGAGGACCTGCTCCGCCGCAGCCCGGCCTTCCGCCGCGTCTCGACCAACGCGGCCCGCGCCGCCGAGTGGCTCGCGGCGCTGCTCCGCGCCGAAAACCCGCGCGGCGCCGCGGAATGGCACGACGAAGCTGAGAAGGCGTGGCGGCGGCAGCGCCTCTGGCTGAAGTATGACGCCGAGACGCTGCTGGCCCTGGCCGACTACCTGCCCACGATGGACGAACGCATCGGCGCGCTGCGCGACGCACTTCGCTCGGTGGACGCCAAGGGCGCCTGGCTTGGCGCGCTGCGATCGCTCGCGCAGCAGCCCGGCTTTCAGCAGACGCTCGAGAGCATGATGGACTACGCCGCCCCGATCGATCCGCAGTCGGAACCGAACGCCATCGTCACCTCGATGGCGCCGGAAATGCACCGGGTGGCGGCGGCTTTCGCCGGGCTTCGCGGTGATTATGTTTCCGCGGCCAGCGCCGCGGCTCGGGCGGCGGCGCTCTACGACAAGCTGCGCGTGCGCTTCCCGCTGCTGTACTCGATCGCACGCGGAGAGCAGGCCGATTACCTGCTGGAAGGCGACTGGCGGCAGGCCGACCGCGCCGCGGAGACGCTGGAATCCGCGATCGCCGCGCTGCCGAAGATTCAGGAACAGAAGTATGAAGAGATGCTGCAGCCGTTCCGCGACCGGTTGATCCTGTGCCGCCTCGCGGCCGGTCGGGAAACCGAAGCCGCGGCGCTGCTCAAGGCAGGCGACGCCGACGCGGCCAATCAGGCTGGCGGCGACCGCCTGGCTGATGCATACGTGACGCTTGTGCGTGTCTTCATCAAGCGCCCGGTGGAGGCGCGCCCGCCCCTGAGCGACCGGCTCGAGGCGGCCTTGCGCCTCGCGCCGTCACACCTGCATGCCTGGAGCTGGCTGGCGTGGCTTCACGCCGAGCGCGGCGACGCGCACGCCGTTAACGCGACGCTTCGTCGCGCCGCGGCGGTCGGCGTGACCTCGGCCGATCTCGCCCGCGTTCGTCGCAGTCTGGCCGAGCAGTTCCCGGCCATGCGCGAATCGCTGGTCGGCGACGGCGACGCGCCGCCGCGGCGTTGATCGACCCCTAGCACGATCCAAACCGCGCCGCTATACTCACTCGCGTTTGTATAACTTTGAGGCACCGACGGTTGCGATCCGGCGCCGCTTGGGCGTGTTCGGGGTCGGTTCCGGCGGCGGCAGGTGTGTTGAGCCGAGCATCATTGACCCGTATCAGCGGTGCAGAGTAATCATCAGGCCGCCCTGTCGGCGGCATTTCATATGACGGAAATCATTGCACTCTGCGGATAGCCGATGACGAACGGGCCTTTCCGGCTCAGCCACGCCGTTTCCCCTGCCCGCTGGCAAGACTGATTCGCAACCCGGTGCGGACGGCGCGCGGAGCGCGTCGTCGCGGGATTTTCTCTGGATCAAGCACCGGATGGCAAAATGGCATCACATTTGGTTCTCGCGGCCGACTGGGGTATGGCCGCGCTGTCGCTCGTGCTCGGGGCGGCGCTGGGCGCCGCCGGACTGTGGCTGATCGCGCGGGGCCGCGCCGGTCGCCTTCTGGCCGATAAGAAGGCGGAAGGGGAACGGTCGCTGCGGGAGGCGTCGCTGCGCGCCGACGAAATCGTCAAGAACGCGGAGGTCGAGGGGCAGAAGCGCCTGCTGGAGGCGATGGAACGGTTCGAGCAGGAGACCAGCGAGACGCGGGCGGAGATCAAGACCGCTGAAAAGCGCATCGCCAACCGCGAAGACTCGCTCGACAAGAAAATGGACGTCCTGCTCACGAAGGAGCGGGCCATCGAGTCGGCCGAGTCCAAGCTGGCCGATCGCGAAAAGGTGGTGGTCGATAAGACCGCCAAGGTCGACGAGATGCTCGCCCAGCAGCGGGCCGAGCTGCTGCGCATCAGCAAGCTCACGCCCGACGACGCCAAGGCGCTGTGCCTGAAGCGGTTCGAAGCCGAGGTCGAGTCGGAAGCGGGGGAGATTTTCGACCGGCTCATCACCACCGCCGAGGAGAACGCCCGCGAGCGGGCGCGCTACATCACCATCGGCGCGATTCAGCGCTACGCGGCCGAGCATACGTGCGAGGCGGTCGTCGCGACGGTGGACGTGCCATCCGACGAGATGAAAGGCCGCGTCATCGGCCGCGAGGGGCGGAACATCCGCGCGTTTGAGAAGACGACCGGCGTCACGGTGGTGGTCGACGACACCCCCGGCATCGTCAGCATTTCCTGCTTCGACCCCGTCCGCAAGGAAATCGCGCGCATGTCGCTGGACCGGCTGATCCGCGACGGGCGCATCCACCCCACGCGGATCGAGGAGATTGTGGCCGAGGTCACCAAGGAAATCGACAACCGCGTGGTCGAAGCCGGCCGCCAGGCGGCCCAGGAGGCGCAGGTCAACGGCGTCAACAAGAAAGTGCTGGACGTGCTGGGCCGGCTGCAATTCCGCACCAGCTACGGCCAGAACGTGCTGCGGCACAGCATCGAGGTGGCCTACCTGTGCGGACTGATGGCCAGCGAGTTGGGCCTGGACCCGGCGCTGGCGCGGCGCTGCGGCTTGCTGCATGACGTGGGCAAAGCGCTCGACCACGAAATGGAAGGCAGTCATACGAAGACCGGCTCCGAGCTGGCCCGCCGCTACAACGAGCCGCCCGCGGTCATCAACGCCATCGGCGGCCACCACGGCGACATTCCCGCGACGCATCCTTACACGCCGCTGGTCACATCGGCCGACGCCATCAGCGCCGCCCGCCCCGGCGGCCGGCGCGAGTCGCTCGAGCGCTACATCAAGCGGCTGGAGGACCTGGAGAAGATCGCGACCTCGTTCAACGGCGTGCGGCAGGCGTACGCGATCGAGGCCGGCCGCGAAATCCGCGTGATCGTGGACGCGATGCGCGTTGATGACCACTCGTCGCTGAAGCTGGCGCACGACATCGCGCGGAAGATTGAAGACGAGATGCAGACATTCCCGGGCGAGATCAAGGTGACGGTGCTGCGAGAGGTGCGGGCGACGGAATTTGCCATCAGCGGGCGGGCGCATCGGCGGGAGGAAGAACGCGTCTGAAAACCCGCACTGAACTGCCGCTTTCCTCCCATCGCCGCTGCCGATAGCCTGCCGCCATGCCATCCTGGTATTCCTCCCTTTTCGGCGTTCAGAAGCCCGTGATCGGCATGCTGCATCTTCTGCCGCTGCCCGGATCGCCGGGTTTTGCGGGCGATTGGGAGGCGGTTCGCACGCGGTTGATGGAAGACGTGCAGGCGCTGGCGAGCGGCGGCGTGCACGCCCTGATGATCGAGAACTTCGGCGATGCGCCCTTTTTTCCCCGCCGCGTGCCGCGCGCGACGGTGGCATTCATGACGGCGCTGGCCGCCGACGTGCGCCGCGCGACTACGCTGCCGCTGGGGATCAACGTGCTGCGGAATGACGGCGTGAGCGGCGTCGCGATTGCGGCCGCGGTTGGGGCGCAGTTCATTCGCGTGAATGTCCTGTGCGGGGCGCGCGTTACCGACCAGGGCGTCATCGATGGCATCGCCCACAAGCTGCTCCGCGAGCGGGCCGCCCTCGCCGCACGCGGCGTGCGCATCTTCGCGGACGTGAGCGTGAAACACTCGGCGCCGCTCGGTTCGCCGCGCCCGATCGAGGATGAGGTGGCCGACACGCTTCATCGCGGCGGAGCGGACGCGCTGGTGGTCTCAGGCAGCGGCACCGGCCGGCCGACCGATCCGGAGCTGGTCCGTCGCGTGAAAGCGGCGGCCGGCGATGCGCCGGTGCTGGTGGGCAGCGGCGTGGACACCGAAACGCTGCCGGAGCTTGCGCCGCTCGCGGACGGGTTCATCGTCGGCACATCGCTGAAAGTGGGCGGAAAGTCCTCTGCGCCGATCGATCCGCCGCGCGTGCGGGCGTTCATGCAAGGCTTGCGCGCCTGAAACCCGGCCGACGACGGGTGTCGCGGCCGCGGCGGACCAATTACTATCCGGCGACCGCAAGAACTTCCAGGTACCGTCAGCCATGAGCCAGCAGATCGACATCGGCATCGTCATGGGCAGCCGCAGCGATTGGGAAACGCTGCGGCACGCGGCGGAAACGCTCGACAAATTCACAGTCGCTTACGAAGTCCGCGTCGTCTCGGCACATCGCACGCCTGACCAGCTTTTCGAATACGCTCAAACCGCCGAGCAGCGCGGGTTGGCGGTGATCATCGCGGGCGCCGGCGGCGCGGCGCATCTGCCCGGGATGCTGGCGGCCAAGACCGCCGTGCCGGTGCTGGGCGTGCCGGTCGAGTCGCATGCGCTGAAGGGGATGGACTCGCTGCTGTCGATGGTGCAGATGCCGGCCGGCGTGCCGGTCGGGACGCTGGCGATCGGGACGGCGGGGGCGGTGAATGCGGCGCTGCTGGCGGTCGCCATCCTGTCGCATTCGCGGCCCCCGCTGCGCGAGGCGCTTCACCGCTATCGCGCCGCGCAGACGCAGCGCGTGCTGGAGCACCCCGACCCACGGGTAAACCTATGAAAGTCGGCGTCCTCGGCGGCGGACAGCTCGGCCGCATGCTGGCCCTGGCCGGCTACCCGCTCGGCATCCACACGCGATTTCTCGAACGTCGCTCGGATTGCCCGGCGGGCTACCTGGAAGAAGTGACCGTCGGCGCATACGACGATCCGCAGGCGCTTGAGACCTTCGCCCAGGATATCGACGTCGCTACGTTTGAGTTTGAGAATGTGCCCGAATCGGCGGCGCGGTTTCTGAGCGGGCGCGTGCCGGTGTACCCGCCGCCGGCCAGCCTGGGCGTGACGCAGGACCGCCTGGCGGAGAAGCGGCTGTTCGAAGAGCTGGGCATTGCAACCGCGCCGTTTCGCGCGGTCGATTCGCTCGATCAACTGCACGCCGCGCTGGACGCGCTTGGCCCGCCGGTCGTGCTCAAGCGGCGGCGCCTGGGCTATGACGGAAAGGGCCAGACGGTCATTCGCTCGGCCGACGAGATCGCGCCGGCCTGGGCGCACTTGGGTGACGCGGCCGGCGTGTTGGAGTCATTTATCGAATTCGAGCGTGAGTTGTCGCTGATCAGCGTCCGCGGCCGCGACGGCGAGATTCGTCATTATCCGCCCTGCCACAATGTGCATCGCGACGGGATTCTGAACGTCACTATTGCGCCGGCGCTGGACCTGGACGCGACGATGGTCGCCGCGGCGGAGCAGGCGAACCGGCGGATTCTGGAGCATTTTCAGTACGTGGGTGTGCTGACGGTTGAGTATTTCGTGTCGGGCTCGGCGCTCCTGGCCAACGAGACGGCCCCGCGCGTTCATAATTCCGGCCACTGGACGATCGAAGGGGCCGACGCGAGCCAGTTTGAGAATCACCTGCGGGCAATTCTGGGCCTGCCGCTGGGCTCGACACGGGCGGTCGGATTCTGCGGGATGATCAACCTGATCGGCACGGTTCCGCCGCTGGCCGACCTGCTGCGGCTGCCGGGCGTGCACGTGCATCTGTACGGAAAAGAGCCGCGGCCGGGGCGCAAGCTGGGGCACCTGACGGTTTTCGACGCGACGCGCGAGGGGATGATGCGGCAGTTCCGCGCGCTGCGCGGCGTGGCAATGAGCATGGAGATCTGAAACCGCGATGCGCTAGAGGTATCCCAGACCCTCTTTTCGATCCGAGCCGCGCGCGTAAGCAAGCGGTTCTCAAGGCTGCGCTCCCTCACGGTCGCGGCTCGGAAGGAGTTTGGGGATAGCTTCTAGAGAACCGGCGTGCCCCAGGCCGCGCTGTACGCTTCATCATTGATGATGGCGAAGTAGCCGTCGTCGTCGACCGAGATATCGTAGACGGCGTCCTCGACGCCGTGCGCGCTGAACCAGCTTCGCAGGGCGGCCAGGAGCGCTTCCTCACCGTCGCCGGGCGGGTCCAGGTCGAGCATGCGGACTTCGGTGTCCGCATAGCCGAAGCGCGGCACACATCGGATACTCATCGCCGCTTTTTCGATCCGGTCCCGTCGCACAGCCAAGCCTCCGTATCACCTCGCTACATTATAGTTCGCCGCGGACTGCGACACCAAACAGTAGAGCGACAAACGCGCAT contains:
- a CDS encoding O-Antigen ligase, whose product is MNKSHARTFLLVDFAPLWLAVLLLVGTFFLISPPRGQTFPGAIPWSPHSLLRVLIDAMSLGGVLFGVRGAEIKETVFQLAASFGLIVLSGRLLVRGDGAGLPRDWSRHPAASSQWFLAAWVGISLCSASWAGDRSLALTQAALHAFGVAWALSLAYTLRRADLPRLLSAIVLLTSVAAALCGWYYHERNPHHRPGFPLGNPLVLAAAMLPAMIICICRIADAVAAALRGDSAPSRRAAVASAVALIPLAYCFALTSSRGATLALGVSLGLLVVIVAGRRTRWVIASAMLLNIAAAGVWFIGYSSQDPTMARGATIRFRLYAWRYAAELWQQRPWAGHGAGCYPRLASQFAAYDRAVDPAAFMGDVVGHAHNELFEIFAEIGLVGGVTWVAGMLAACLAAVRLRRQAPPRERWVVLALLGSFAALLADSLTGVNLRLGGVPALFFTLLGLIWAAARHAAETDASASPALARAPGRSPGASAALIAGVVMGALAAMNAMGVRREYDAYAAIQADDAYSARLIAARAESMLLDPLRKLACAELHADAELGLARFAVEQYAEAAARQTPGAAASAPADLGALRDSAVQQCQTAFDAAEDLLRRSPAFRRVSTNAARAAEWLAALLRAENPRGAAEWHDEAEKAWRRQRLWLKYDAETLLALADYLPTMDERIGALRDALRSVDAKGAWLGALRSLAQQPGFQQTLESMMDYAAPIDPQSEPNAIVTSMAPEMHRVAAAFAGLRGDYVSAASAAARAAALYDKLRVRFPLLYSIARGEQADYLLEGDWRQADRAAETLESAIAALPKIQEQKYEEMLQPFRDRLILCRLAAGRETEAAALLKAGDADAANQAGGDRLADAYVTLVRVFIKRPVEARPPLSDRLEAALRLAPSHLHAWSWLAWLHAERGDAHAVNATLRRAAAVGVTSADLARVRRSLAEQFPAMRESLVGDGDAPPRR
- the purK gene encoding N5-carboxyaminoimidazole ribonucleotide synthase, with translation MKVGVLGGGQLGRMLALAGYPLGIHTRFLERRSDCPAGYLEEVTVGAYDDPQALETFAQDIDVATFEFENVPESAARFLSGRVPVYPPPASLGVTQDRLAEKRLFEELGIATAPFRAVDSLDQLHAALDALGPPVVLKRRRLGYDGKGQTVIRSADEIAPAWAHLGDAAGVLESFIEFERELSLISVRGRDGEIRHYPPCHNVHRDGILNVTIAPALDLDATMVAAAEQANRRILEHFQYVGVLTVEYFVSGSALLANETAPRVHNSGHWTIEGADASQFENHLRAILGLPLGSTRAVGFCGMINLIGTVPPLADLLRLPGVHVHLYGKEPRPGRKLGHLTVFDATREGMMRQFRALRGVAMSMEI
- the sgcQ_2 gene encoding putative sgc region protein SgcQ, which encodes MPSWYSSLFGVQKPVIGMLHLLPLPGSPGFAGDWEAVRTRLMEDVQALASGGVHALMIENFGDAPFFPRRVPRATVAFMTALAADVRRATTLPLGINVLRNDGVSGVAIAAAVGAQFIRVNVLCGARVTDQGVIDGIAHKLLRERAALAARGVRIFADVSVKHSAPLGSPRPIEDEVADTLHRGGADALVVSGSGTGRPTDPELVRRVKAAAGDAPVLVGSGVDTETLPELAPLADGFIVGTSLKVGGKSSAPIDPPRVRAFMQGLRA
- the rny_2 gene encoding Ribonuclease Y — encoded protein: MASHLVLAADWGMAALSLVLGAALGAAGLWLIARGRAGRLLADKKAEGERSLREASLRADEIVKNAEVEGQKRLLEAMERFEQETSETRAEIKTAEKRIANREDSLDKKMDVLLTKERAIESAESKLADREKVVVDKTAKVDEMLAQQRAELLRISKLTPDDAKALCLKRFEAEVESEAGEIFDRLITTAEENARERARYITIGAIQRYAAEHTCEAVVATVDVPSDEMKGRVIGREGRNIRAFEKTTGVTVVVDDTPGIVSISCFDPVRKEIARMSLDRLIRDGRIHPTRIEEIVAEVTKEIDNRVVEAGRQAAQEAQVNGVNKKVLDVLGRLQFRTSYGQNVLRHSIEVAYLCGLMASELGLDPALARRCGLLHDVGKALDHEMEGSHTKTGSELARRYNEPPAVINAIGGHHGDIPATHPYTPLVTSADAISAARPGGRRESLERYIKRLEDLEKIATSFNGVRQAYAIEAGREIRVIVDAMRVDDHSSLKLAHDIARKIEDEMQTFPGEIKVTVLREVRATEFAISGRAHRREEERV
- the purE_1 gene encoding N5-carboxyaminoimidazole ribonucleotide mutase, whose translation is MSQQIDIGIVMGSRSDWETLRHAAETLDKFTVAYEVRVVSAHRTPDQLFEYAQTAEQRGLAVIIAGAGGAAHLPGMLAAKTAVPVLGVPVESHALKGMDSLLSMVQMPAGVPVGTLAIGTAGAVNAALLAVAILSHSRPPLREALHRYRAAQTQRVLEHPDPRVNL